A region from the Cryptosporangium arvum DSM 44712 genome encodes:
- a CDS encoding glycosyltransferase family 9 protein — MSTVLVLRALGLGDLLTAVPALRGLRRAYPGHEIVLAAPARFADVVAATGVVDRLLPTVARGREVPSRLDWDGTPPDVAVDLHGNGRLSRELLAALRPGRILSWVDGPAWRDDEHERVRWCRLLRWYGIASDPDDVRLDVVGTPGPGAVLIHPGADAAARRWPADRFAAVARAVAAAGLPVTITAGRGEGALAGAVAERAGLPPGAVVGGDGDVPFGALAGRVAGARAVVVGDTGIAHLASAVATPSVVLFGPVSPALWGPPAHPRHRVLWRADDPAALRPGDAHGTTPDARLLRVGVPDVLTGLGALGIPVDAALSGAAR; from the coding sequence ATGAGCACCGTCCTGGTGCTACGCGCGCTGGGGCTCGGGGATCTGCTGACGGCCGTCCCGGCGCTGCGCGGACTGCGCCGGGCCTACCCGGGGCACGAGATCGTGCTCGCGGCGCCCGCGCGGTTCGCCGACGTCGTCGCGGCGACCGGCGTCGTCGACCGGCTGCTGCCGACGGTGGCGCGGGGGCGGGAGGTACCGTCCCGGCTCGACTGGGACGGTACCCCGCCGGACGTGGCGGTGGACCTGCACGGCAACGGCAGGCTGAGCCGCGAGCTGCTGGCCGCGCTGCGCCCGGGCCGGATCCTCAGCTGGGTCGACGGGCCGGCCTGGCGCGACGACGAGCACGAGCGGGTCCGCTGGTGCCGGCTGCTGCGGTGGTACGGGATCGCGTCCGACCCCGACGACGTCCGCCTCGACGTGGTGGGGACGCCCGGACCGGGCGCGGTGCTGATCCACCCCGGTGCCGACGCCGCCGCCCGCCGCTGGCCGGCCGACCGGTTCGCCGCGGTGGCCCGCGCGGTGGCCGCGGCCGGTCTGCCGGTGACGATCACGGCCGGCCGGGGCGAAGGCGCCCTCGCCGGGGCCGTCGCCGAGCGGGCCGGGCTGCCGCCCGGGGCCGTGGTCGGAGGGGACGGGGACGTGCCGTTCGGCGCGCTCGCCGGCCGGGTCGCCGGAGCCCGCGCGGTGGTGGTGGGCGACACCGGGATCGCGCATCTGGCCAGCGCGGTCGCCACCCCGTCGGTCGTGCTGTTCGGGCCGGTCAGCCCCGCGCTCTGGGGACCACCGGCCCACCCGCGGCACCGCGTGCTCTGGCGCGCGGACGACCCGGCGGCACTGCGCCCCGGCGACGCCCACGGCACCACCCCCGACGCCCGCCTGCTCCGCGTCGGCGTACCGGACGTGCTCACCGGGCTCGGGGCACTCGGCATCCCGGTGGACGCCGCGCTGAGCGGGGCCGCGCGGTGA